The genomic window CCGCAACAGTTTTCCCTCTTCTGGATTGGCCACGCCCAGCGCCACAGCCCCCTCGGAGAGGGAGATCCGGGCGATTTCTGGCGCGCCGTGCCCGTAGGCGTCAGCCTTCACGATTTGGATGAAGCCCTGTTCCGCGCCCATTTTGGCTTTCAGGGCTCTCAGGTTGGCGCGGAAAGCCGCCAGATCGACTTCCACCCAACTGCGTTCGATAAATGCCTCTTTTGCCATTTCGCGCGCTCCTAAAAGAACTTGGCAGCAAGGTCCGCCAGTTGCGAACGCTCGCCTTTTTCCAGGGTGATATGGCCCACGATATCCTCGTTCTTCAGTTTCTCCACAGCTACGGAAAGCCCGTTGGAAGAGGAATCCAGGTAGGGGATGTCGATCTGGTAGGGGTCGCCTGTGAGCACCACTTTGGTATTTTCCCCGGCGCGGGTGATGATGGTTTTCATCTCGTGCGGGGTGAGGTTTTGGGCCTCGTCGATGATGATGAACTGGTCTGGCAGGCTGCGTCCGCGGATGTAGGTGAGCGGTTCCAGCTCCAGAAATCCGTAATCCAGGAAATCTTCCAGGCTGGGCTTGCGTTTGCCTTTCATGCTGTCGCTTTTGAAGTCCTCGTGCAGCGCCAGCAGGATGTCCATGTTGTCATAGATGGGCTGCATCCAGGGGTTGAATTTGTCGCTTTTGGTGCCGGGAAGGTAGCCGAGGTCCAGTCCCAGCGGGAAAATCGGCCGCGAAATCACCAGCCGGGTGTATTTTTGCTCTTCCACAACCTTTTGCAGGCCCGCCGCCATCGCCAAAAGGGTCTTGCCCGTGCCAGCTATTCCCGATAGGCTCACCAAGCGAATGGTGTCATCCAAAAGCAGGTCCAGCGCCATTTCCTGCTCGAAATTGCGCGCTTTGATCCCATACACCAGTTCCCCCTGATAGCTCTGGAGGGTGTAGAGGGCGTTCGCGCTTTTGTGGTAGCGCATGGTGCGAACGGTTTCCGGAGACGATTTGCGGAAGAAGCGGATATATTGGTTCGGACAAAGGTCCTTAAAGGGATTGGCGATGTAGCTTTTGCCGTTGATGGCGTCAAATTCTTCGTCCTCCAGTTCTTTGGTTTCCCAGCCGGTGTAAAGCTCTTCGAACTTTATGGTGTCGGTCTCGAAGTTTTCGGCGTTGATGCCCACGCTGTCTGCTTTGATGCGCACATTGGCATCCATGGAGACCAGCGTGACCTGAGATTTGGGGTTTTTTTGCTGGAAATAGAGCGCGGTGCCGATTATCAGGTTGTCGATGCGGTCCAGGAATAAGAGCTGGGAAGCTGTATCGGTTACGTCTTTATT from Candidatus Cloacimonadota bacterium includes these protein-coding regions:
- a CDS encoding PhoH family protein, which produces MAKKIYVLDTNVLIHNPQSLFSFKENRVVIPIVVIEEIDQFKKGMDEKSRNARQIGRYLDALRTRGSLQEGVKMDNGGTLQVSVNKDVTDTASQLLFLDRIDNLIIGTALYFQQKNPKSQVTLVSMDANVRIKADSVGINAENFETDTIKFEELYTGWETKELEDEEFDAINGKSYIANPFKDLCPNQYIRFFRKSSPETVRTMRYHKSANALYTLQSYQGELVYGIKARNFEQEMALDLLLDDTIRLVSLSGIAGTGKTLLAMAAGLQKVVEEQKYTRLVISRPIFPLGLDLGYLPGTKSDKFNPWMQPIYDNMDILLALHEDFKSDSMKGKRKPSLEDFLDYGFLELEPLTYIRGRSLPDQFIIIDEAQNLTPHEMKTIITRAGENTKVVLTGDPYQIDIPYLDSSSNGLSVAVEKLKNEDIVGHITLEKGERSQLADLAAKFF